TCTCTGTTTCcgctgctttcttttttctctttggtggaggggcggggaggagggaggaggtcgAGTTGATTTGAATGTCTTCGGGTCGCTCGGCCTCCGCCGTCGCATTGGCCATTGGTGTAGCTAGGGCGGGCTGTGGTCTCTGGTTCTGCGTTGTGATTGGTGCCCCGCATGGCCTCCGCCCTCCGGCCCGGCGATCCCCATAGGCAGTGGTTCCAGGGGCGCGGCGTGCCGCCGGCTGGTCACCTCCCCATTGGCAGGGACCGGCTTGGCCCCGCCCCCATGGACGTGAGCCTGGTCACTTTAGTCGCGGAGGAATGGCGGCGCCCGGGGGACAGGGCGAGGCCGGCAATCTTTGCTGCCGGGGCTGCCGAGGGCGCAGTCGGGCCTCCCGCCCGGGCCCCGAGGACCCGCGGGTGCGGCCGCGTGGAGCGGGGGAAGCGTGAGTGACCCGGGCCTGGTGAGTCGGTGACCCAGGACAGGGAGAGCCGGGCGGCCCCCGAGGGGGTCCCGTGTGCGCTGAGCTCGGAGGCGGCTCGGGTGGTGGAATGACTAAAGCGGAGAGTTAACGGGTTTCCCAGTCTTTGAGGAATTCGTCGTCACCGGCACTGTTCCTTAGCATTTTTAGGAAATCTCAAGGAGACCAAAAAGTTCATCCTGAAAATTTTCGAGCGTCCACGTCAGTATACCGTTGAGGTTGCTTTCTTACCGCTTTCCTTACTGTCTGGCAGCCTGTTTTACCGCTTCAGAGCCGGCGTATCTTCCGTCGAGTTAATACACGCTCAGTGCGTACTTGGCTCCTTCGGAGAAAATCAGTCCCACCCGCACCCTACCCGGCTCACGTGGAAGCCAGTGCCGAGTGAGCTGCAGAGCCTTAACATCCGTCATGGTAATAGTCGTAACTCATTTGGTTGGGACTTGGTACTTAAGTGTTGAGATACGCAGCACAGTCTAATCTAAAAAttaaggctttatttttaaaagaactcctAGGTTGCAAGTCAAACTTTGGTTAACAGTGTTTGCATAGTAAACATCAACTGGACATTAATTCATAAGGATGGATCATAATTAGTTTACCAATGACATTTGAggttattttgaatttaaaatatttttcagctatttttgaagtgttattttttaaatgcccacGCACCAAGGAAGAAGACTTCATAAAGAACTTCAGCGCAATCCctgtgtaaaacaaaaaaaaatttctaataattGGACAGATCAGTTTAAATTTGTCTGCAGTCTCGCTTAATCCTTAGATTCTTTCCATGGTACCATTGCTTTCCTATAGTGTCAGTATGGAGCATTTTTAGAAAGAAGGGTCAGCAGCGGTTGGAGCTGATGAAGCTGAAGAAGCCAGGTGTGCTGACAGGATGCCGCCCCAGTTAGCACAGGGGTTCCTGATTACAGATGTTTGTACTTCAGTGGCTTTGTTGATAAGAGTACTTCGCTTGGGGCATCGAAGAAATGTATGCCGTTGTGTAGGTAAAAGAATTATTTCTTGGTAATTTTGTaatggggtgtttgtttctttcccaCAGGGGGGCTTCACGTGGCAGTAAGCTTGCTTGTGATGTAGAAGAAGCTGTATGCTATTAAATTAGCAATATGATGGAATTGTTCTCTTTTCTATGAAATGATAACATTGTCTTTAGAAATTTGGTTACTAATTAAACCAACTGATACAGTTTTGTAATGTGTaatccacttaaaaaataaatggcagaAACTCATATTTTAGCACCTGTGAAATAGAACTTGGATAAGTTGAATAGAGCTGTTTATTTTCGGGAATAATAACTCCAAGAGCCCGTGAGACTATGGCATTCCTCCTTTCTGGTGGCAGACAGTCTGCATTGTTCCTCTAGGAAGTGTCTTCAGCGCTATCTTCAGTTGAAGAATGTAGCCTGGAAAATAATATGTGCTTAAGTAGTATTCGCCTAAGTTCATATGTTTACTCTAGTGTGAGGTTTATGCCTTATAGCTAATTGGATATAAGATCTGGAAGGGGTTATGTCACATTTTATACTCGCCCCACCCGTATCCTCCCGCAGCTTCTGAGTTGGAGAGTTGAATTGCCTTATTTTAAGAGACTACGAAAggttttcaggagaaaaatctgATACTATTTAATTTCATGGTTACTGTTTAGGGAAGATAACTCTGGGAATTTCTATCTGTGTATTTAAGTAGATTCTTGGGAAGAATATTTACTTTCCTTATTTCAATCAGATTATCTAACAGCTTTTATTTCTTGAGAAATTGCCTAATTACATTTgccaaattacattttaaaatcacatacacTGTCTTCTAACCTGTCCAAGAAGATTTACATTCAGTACtgagtggtttttgtttgtttttgataatgttttaaaatctgttgcCTTTTATAGATACAAATGTGATTGTTTTAAGCAgtaaatggaaatgtaaaatctGCAACGTTTGTTTTAAAGCAAGGCTGGGTCGCCTGGCTTATTGTGACAAACCATTCTTGTTTTCAGTAATACACGGTAATACAGAGATATTCCTGTACGTGCTGGGATGGAATGATGTGACCAATAAACTGAGGCCCTGGGTCACTATGTAGTATTTATGTACGTTCTCTAATTTAATCCGGTATTCTAGATGTCAGTgcattaaaatagctaaaataatagcctttaaattattacaaaaatatttggaTAGAAACAATGGAAATGTAGGACATAATCATTAATTTTGTAGAAAATAAAGGTTTGGACCTCAGCACTTTACCTAAACTTGAACTTTCCCCATAGGTGCCTGTCCAAGGAGTTTTCGTTACCCAATCTCTGAATGCACACAGAGTCCCTTGGGGAGCTTTGAGGGGCACTTTGATAAATAGGAACTGTGTTGATGTTTGTATTTAGTTCTAAAGATTTtttcaccaggaaaaaaaaaaaaagcctgccaGAGAGAACTACAGGTTACAAGTTTTCATACTAGGAAGCCTTGCATTGATCCTTTTTGTCTCTTAACAATTACTTTTTTTGTAGATCAGAGAACCGAAAGCCTCGGTAGGGTTTATGGCGAGGGTGTAACgcttattgtttcctttgcagaAATCCTGCAGGAGCTGGATGAATATTACGAGAAGTTCAAGCGGGAGACGGACGGCGCCCAGAGGAGAAGGGTGCTGCCCTGCATTCAGAGGGCGCTGATTCGGAGCCAGGAGCTGGGCGACGAGAAGATCCAGATCGTGAGTCAGATGGTGGAGCTGGTGGAGAACCGGGCCAGGCAGGTGGACAGTCACGTGGAACTCTTTGAGGCACATCAAGAGGTCAGTGACACCACTGGCCACAGCAAAGCTGGCCAGGATAAGTCAAAAACTGAGACAGTCGCGCAGGCAGAAAAGCCTAACAGCAAGCGGTCCCGGCGACAGCGCAACAACGAGAACCGGG
This portion of the Balaenoptera musculus isolate JJ_BM4_2016_0621 chromosome 18, mBalMus1.pri.v3, whole genome shotgun sequence genome encodes:
- the ING1 gene encoding inhibitor of growth protein 1 isoform X2 → MPPQLAQGFLITDVCTSVALLIRVLRLGHRRNVCRCVEILQELDEYYEKFKRETDGAQRRRVLPCIQRALIRSQELGDEKIQIVSQMVELVENRARQVDSHVELFEAHQEVSDTTGHSKAGQDKSKTETVAQAEKPNSKRSRRQRNNENRENAANNHDHDDITSGTPKEKKAKASKKKKRSKAKAEREASPADLPIDPNEPTYCLCNQVSYGEMIGCDNDECPIEWFHFSCVGLNHKPKGKWYCPKCRGENEKTMDKALEKSKKERAYNR